A genomic window from Petrotoga mexicana DSM 14811 includes:
- a CDS encoding DUF1385 domain-containing protein encodes MKPKPKTVGGQAVIEGVMMKGRNTVVAVKRKDGSIAVKRLKDNSWGIWEKIPIIRGFFVLLHAMIIGMNALSYSAKVSGEEEEELTTKDMVIAILLAVAVATLGFGVLPVFITKPFNIESEFWFAFTEGFIRAFLVVAYIWGISFMKDIKRVFQYHGAEHKSVFTYENNEPLEVKYAKKYPTLHPRCGTSFLIITVFASIIVFAITGGLGFNSTLQKVISRIVLLPLVAGLAYEFQRFTAKIIDTKIGKILAYPGLLLQKITTKEPEKEQLEIGLISLEYALKENFDGEVILDNHGNQIENQGAEHKVFAPDVTSLKADS; translated from the coding sequence GTGAAACCAAAACCTAAAACCGTAGGTGGACAAGCGGTTATTGAAGGCGTAATGATGAAAGGAAGAAATACCGTAGTCGCAGTAAAAAGAAAAGATGGAAGTATAGCAGTTAAAAGGTTAAAGGATAACTCTTGGGGGATTTGGGAAAAAATACCTATTATTAGAGGTTTTTTTGTATTACTACATGCAATGATAATTGGTATGAACGCATTATCTTATTCGGCTAAAGTATCCGGAGAAGAAGAGGAAGAATTAACTACAAAAGATATGGTTATTGCCATATTACTTGCTGTTGCAGTTGCAACTTTAGGGTTCGGTGTTTTACCTGTGTTTATAACCAAACCCTTCAACATCGAATCTGAATTTTGGTTTGCTTTCACTGAAGGCTTTATAAGAGCGTTTTTGGTTGTTGCCTACATCTGGGGTATTTCTTTCATGAAAGATATAAAAAGAGTTTTTCAATACCATGGAGCCGAACACAAAAGTGTATTTACCTACGAAAACAATGAGCCTTTAGAGGTCAAATACGCCAAAAAATACCCAACCTTGCATCCTAGATGTGGTACTAGTTTCTTGATAATTACGGTTTTTGCTTCGATTATTGTTTTTGCTATAACGGGTGGATTAGGCTTCAATTCAACTTTGCAGAAAGTAATTTCTAGAATAGTACTTCTTCCACTAGTTGCAGGTTTAGCTTACGAATTTCAAAGGTTTACTGCAAAAATCATTGACACAAAAATAGGAAAAATTCTTGCCTATCCAGGATTGTTGCTTCAAAAAATTACTACCAAGGAACCTGAAAAAGAACAATTGGAAATTGGGCTCATATCTTTAGAATATGCACTCAAAGAAAATTTTGATGGTGAAGTAATTTTAGATAACCATGGAAACCAGATTGAAAATCAAGGTGCAGAACACAAAGTCTTTGCTCCAGACGTAACTTCCCTAAAAGCCGATTCTTAA
- a CDS encoding stage V sporulation protein S, which produces MEVLKVSHSSAPNKVAGAIAGVLSKTDEVELQAIGAGAVNQAVKAIAIAKRFIEAKGKEIYVIPGFVEVEVGSEKRTGIKFKVVAKVSENISPEEYSQQ; this is translated from the coding sequence ATGGAAGTGTTAAAAGTCAGTCATTCATCTGCACCGAACAAAGTTGCTGGAGCTATAGCAGGAGTTCTGTCAAAAACAGACGAGGTTGAACTACAAGCTATTGGAGCTGGAGCAGTTAATCAAGCAGTGAAGGCTATTGCCATTGCAAAGAGATTTATCGAGGCTAAAGGGAAGGAGATATACGTTATCCCTGGTTTTGTGGAGGTTGAAGTAGGTTCGGAAAAAAGAACGGGTATTAAGTTCAAAGTGGTGGCGAAGGTTTCTGAAAATATTTCCCCAGAAGAGTATTCTCAACAGTAA